A stretch of Triticum aestivum cultivar Chinese Spring chromosome 1D, IWGSC CS RefSeq v2.1, whole genome shotgun sequence DNA encodes these proteins:
- the LOC123180657 gene encoding leucine-rich repeat receptor-like serine/threonine-protein kinase RGI4, with protein MGRRSKWWAAALVRCCALVMLCVGSAVVAAVDEQGAALLAWKATLRNGVGALADWKAADASPCRWTGVACNADGGVTELRLEFVDLLGGVPANLAAAVGGTLTRLVLTGTNLTGPIPPELGALPALAHLDLSNNALTGSIPAGLCRTGSKLETLYLNSNRLEGAIPDAIGNLTSLRELIIYDNQLGGRIPAAIGRMASLEVLRGGGNKNLHGALPTEIGSCSRLTMVGLAETSITGPLPASLGRLKNLTTLAIYTALLSGPIPKELGRCSSLENIYLYENALSGSIPAELGALKKLKNLLLWQNQLVGIIPPELGSCSELAVIDLSINGLTGHIPASLGKLLSLQELQLSGNKISGTVPPELARCSNLTDLELDNNQITGAIPAELGGLPALRMLYLWANQLTGNIPPELGRCTSLEALDLSTNALSGPIPPSLFQLPRLSKLLLINNELSGQLPAEIGNCTSLDRFRASGNHIAGAIPPEIGMLGNLSFLDLGSNRLSGALPTELSGCRNLTFVDLHDNAISGVLPAGLFKELLSLQYLDLSYNAISGALPSDIGLLNSLTKLILSGNRLSGAMPPEIGSCSRLQLLDVGGNSLSGHIPGSIGKIPGLEIALNLSCNRFSGSMPSEFAGLVRLGVLDVSHNQLSGDLQALSALQNLVALNVSFNGFSGRLPETAFFAKLPTSDVEGNQALCLSRCSGDAGDRELEARRAARVAMAVLLTALVVLLVAAVLVLFGWRRRGERASEDKGAEMSPPWDVTLYQKLDIGVADVARSLTPANVIGHGWSGAVYRANIPSSGVTVAVKKFQSCDEASVEAFACEISVLPRVRHRNIVRLLGWASNRRTRLLFYDYLPNGTLGGLLHGGATGAAVVEWEVRLAIAVGVAEGLAYLHHDCVPGIIHRDVKADNILLGDRYEACLADFGLARVADDGANSSPPPFAGSYGYIAPEYGCMTKITTKSDVYSFGVVLLEMITGRRTLDPAFGEGQSVVQWVRDHLCRKRDPAEIVDARLQGRPDTQVQEMLQALGIALLCASPRPEDRPTIKDVAALLRGIRHDDGPDARKAGNAERADAKPISPTKLMALTRPVQTQAQVQARASSGSLGLLNNRDG; from the exons ATGGGTAGGCGGAGCAAATGGTGGGCGGCGGCGCTCGTCAGGTGCTGCGCGCTTGTCATGCTGTGCGTGGGcagcgccgtcgtcgccgccgtggACGAGCAGGGTGCGGCCCTGCTCGCGTGGAAGGCGACGCTGCGTAACGGGGTTGGCGCGCTGGCGGACTGGAAGGCCGCGGACGCGTCGCCCTGCCGGTGGACCGGCGTGGCGTGCAATGCCGACGGCGGCGTCACCGAGCTGCGCCTGGAGTTTGTCGACCTCCTCGGCGGCGTCCCGGCCAACCTGGCCGCCGCCGTCGGAGGCACGCTGACCCGGCTCGTCCTCACCGGCACGAACCTAACGGGCCCGATCCCGCCGGAGCTCGGCGCGCTGCCCGCGCTGGCGCACCTCGACCTCAGCAACAATGCGCTCACGGGGTCCATACCGGCCGGGCTTTGCCGGACGGGGAGCAAGCTCGAGACGCTCTACCTCAACTCCAACCGGCTGGAGGGCGCCATCCCGGACGCCATCGGCAACCTCACGTCGCTCCGGGAGCTCATCATCTACGACAACCAGCTAGGCGGCAGGATTCCGGCGGCCATCGGCCGCATGGCCAGCCTCGAGGTGCTCCGCGGCGGCGGCAACAAGAACCTCCACGGCGCGCTCCCCACGGAGATCGGCAGCTGCTCGAGGCTCACCATGGTCGGCCTCGCCGAGACCAGCATCACCGGCCCGCTCCCTGCGAGCCTCGGCCGCCTCAAGAACCTCACCACGCTGGCCATCTACACGGCGCTGCTCTCTGGCCCGATACCCAAAGAGCTCGGCCGGTGCAGCAGCCTGGAGAACATCTACCTCTACGAGAACGCGCTATCCGGGTCCATCCCGGCGGAGCTCGGCGCGCTCAAGAAGCTCAAGAACCTGCTGCTGTGGCAGAACCAGCTCGTCGGCATCATCCCGCCGGAGCTCGGCTCGTGCAGCGAGCTCGCGGTGATCGACCTGTCGATCAACGGGCTCACCGGCCACATCCCGGCGTCGCTCGGGAAACTCTTGTCGCTGCAGGAGCTGCAGCTCAGCGGGAACAAGATCTCTGGCACTGTGCCGCCGGAGCTCGCCCGGTGCAGCAACCTCACCGACCTCGAGCTCGACAACAACCAGATCACGGGCGCCATCCCTGCCGAGCTTGGCGGCCTCCCGGCGTTGCGCATGCTTTACCTGTGGGCCAACCAGCTGACCGGAAACATCCCGCCGGAGCTCGGCCGGTGCACTAGCCTCGAGGCGCTGGACCTGTCGACCAATGCTCTGTCCGGGCCGATCCCACCGTCGCTCTTCCAGCTTCCACGGCTGTCCAAGCTGCTCCTCATCAACAACGAACTCTCCGGCCAGTTGCCAGCGGAGATTGGCAATTGCACGTCCCTCGACCGCTTCCGGGCAAGCGGCAACCACATCGCCGGCGCGATACCACCGGAAATCGGCATGCTTGGGAACCTCAGCTTCCTGGACCTGGGCTCCAACCGGCTGTCCGGTGCCCTCCCCACGGAGTTGTCCGGATGCCGGAACCTCACGTTCGTCGACCTCCACGACAATGCCATCTCCGGCGTGCTGCCGGCAGGGCTCTTCAAGGAATTGCTCTCGCTCCAGTACCTAGACCTCTCCTACAATGCCATCTCCGGCGCGCTCCCGTCCGACATCGGCCTGCTCAATTCGTTGACAAAGCTCATTCTCAGCGGCAACCGGCTGTCCGGAGCGATGCCACCAGAGATCGGCTCGTGCTCCCGTCTCCAGCTCCTCGACGTCGGCGGCAACTCGCTGTCCGGTCACATTCCGGGGAGCATCGGCAAGATTCCGGGACTGGAGATCGCCCTTAATCTCAGCTGCAACCGCTTCTCCGGCTCGATGCCATCGGAGTTCGCAGGGCTCGTGAGGCTTGGGGTGCTCGACGTGTCACACAACCAGCTCTCCGGCGATCTCCAGGCGCTGTCCGCGCTCCAGAACCTCGTGGCGCTCAACGTCTCCTTCAACGGCTTCTCCGGCCGGCTTCCAGAGACGGCGTTCTTCGCGAAGCTCCCAACCAGCGACGTCGAGGGCAACCAGGCACTGTGCCTCTCGCGGTGCTCTGGCGACGCAGGCGACCGTGAGCTCGAGGCACGCCGCGCCGCTCGTGTCGCGATGGCCGTCCTGCTCACCGCCCTCGTCGTCCTCCTGGTGGCAGCGGTGCTCGTCCTGTTCGGTTGGCGCCGGCGCGGCGAGCGTGCCAGCGAGGACAAGGGCGCCGAGATGTCGCCGCCGTGGGACGTCACGCTGTACCAGAAGCTGGACATCGGCGTCGCCGACGTGGCCCGCAGCCTCACTCCGGCGAACGTGATCGGCCACGGGTGGTCGGGCGCGGTGTACCGTGCCAACATCCCGTCGTCCGGCGTCACGGTCGCCGTGAAGAAATTCCAGTCATGCGACGAGGCGTCCGTGGAGGCGTTCGCGTGCGAGATCAGCGTGCTGCCCCGGGTGCGCCACCGCAACATCGTCCGTCTGCTTGGATGGGCGTCCAACCGCCGGACGCGCCTCCTCTTCTACGACTACCTCCCGAACGGCACTCTAGGAGGTCTGCTCCACGGCGGCGCGACCGGTGCGGCCGTCGTGGAGTGGGAAGTGCGGCTCGCGATCGCCGTGGGCGTGGCCGAGGGCCTCGCTTACCTCCACCACGACTGCGTGCCGGGGATCATCCACCGTGACGTCAAGGCCGACAACATCCTCCTCGGCGACCGCTACGAGGCTTGCCTCGCCGACTTCGGCCTGGCACGAGTCGCCGATGACGGCGCCAACTCGTCGCCTCCGCCGTTCGCCGGATCCTACGGCTACATCGCTCCCG AGTACGGTTGCATGACCAAGATCACAACCAAGAGCGACGTGTACAGCTTTGGTGTGGTGCTGCTGGAGATGATCACGGGGCGGCGCACGCTGGACCCGGCGTTCGGCGAGGGGCAGAGCGTGGTGCAGTGGGTGCGCGACCACCTGTGCCGGAAGCGCGACCCGGCGGAGATCGTGGACGCGAGGCTGCAAGGCCGGCCGGACACGCAGGTCCAGGAAATGCTGCAAGCCCTCGGCATCGCGCTGCTGTGCGCCAGCCCGCGCCCGGAGGACCGGCCGACCATCAAGGACGTGGCGGCGCTGCTACGCGGCATCCGGCACGACGACGGCCCCGACGCGCGGAAGGCCGGGAACGCAGAGCGGGCCGATGCGAAGCCCATCTCACCCACCAAACTTATGGCTCTCACCAGACCGGTCCAAACGCAGGCCCAGGTCCAGGCCCGAGCGAGTTCAGGTTCCCTGGGCCTACTCAACAACCGGGACGGATAG